From Aspergillus fumigatus Af293 chromosome 5, whole genome shotgun sequence, a single genomic window includes:
- a CDS encoding bifunctional C97 family peptidase/thioredoxin family protein: MDVELYVYDLSKGLARMYSLALTGTYIDAIYHTSIVLNGVEYYFGQGIQTSVPGSTHHGQPMEKLLLGKTELPIDVVEEYIQSLASIYTPESYDLFLHNCNNFTQDLAMFLVGKSIPEHIQNLPQKFLSTPFGQMMKPQIEQALRGVTQTAAPAPQPLPRAPVTTAAPTHPGTVRQVSNVNQLEELLESAVKSCAVIFFTSATCPPCKIVYPTYDELAEEAGEKAVLIKVDISTAYDVSMKYGVRATPTFMTFLKGKKLDEWSGADPAKLRGNVRLLIEMAHPTHRHRQLHLPSFQRHLSNFVMYKKVPPLDKVVQRLQPHHEDPRLKSMIAFITARSSSTTPTSPAADVALPEALPTFASYLQSTFHALPPENQFALVDLARLLFLDTRVSSFFAEEPNHTTLLNLLSPSTKLSSCPYNLRIVMLQLICNLFSSPLYLDHLTTNTANNNNLHTTVLTLATSSLLDPHPNLRTVAASLAYNLSAANHNARFAGHPDKLTEEEQVELTASLVEAIAQEAESAEALHGLLFALGLLVYEAPADGAVVDLCRAMGIAETVKAKGEMQVFAKEGLVREVGVELLGKGL, translated from the exons ATGGATGTGGAGCTCTATGTCTATGACCTCTCCAAG GGTCTTGCAAGAATG TATTCGTTGGCATTGACTGGAACCTATATTGATGCCATATATCACACGTCCATTGTACTCAATGGCGTCGAGTACTACTTTGGCCAGGGGATACAAACATCTGTCCCTGGCAGTACACATCACGGACAGCCAATGGAGAAGTTGCTTCTCGGGAAAACCGAGCTCCCAATCGACGTGGTCGAAGAGTATATCCAGTCGCTTGCGTCAATCTATACGCCAGAG TCGTATGACCTCTTTCTGCACAATTGCAACAATTTCACACAGGATCTGGCAATGTTCCTGGTCGGAAAGAGCATCCCAGAACACATTCAAAACTTGCCTCAGAAGTTCTTGAGCACCCCCTTTGggcagatgatgaagccgCAGATTGAGCAGGCACTACGCGGTGTGACGCAGACTGCAGCGCCGGCTCCTCAGCCGCTTCCCAGGGCACCAGTCACAACTGCAGCGCCAACGCACCCTGGCACTGTACGACAGGTCAGCAACGTCAACCAGCTCGAGGAACTGCTGGAATCAGCAGTCAAATCGTGTGCAGTTATCTTTTTCACCTCAGCGACATGTCCACCGTGCAAGATTGTGTATCCTACCTACGATGAACTGGCAGAGGAGGCAGGTGAGAAGGCCGttctcatcaaggtcgaCATCAGCACCGCCTACGACGTCAGCATGAAGTACGGGGTACGAGCGACACCGACCTTCATGACGTTCCTCAAGGGCAAGAAACTCGACGAATGGAGCGGTGCAGACCCGGCCAAGCTGCGCGGCAACGTGCGTCTACTCATCGAGATGGCCCATCCGactcatcgccatcgccaacTCCATCTCCCCAGCTTTCAGCGTCATCTATCCAACTTCGTCATGTACAAGAAGGTTCCTCCGCTCGACAAAGTTGTCCAGAGACTACAGCCTCACCACGAGGACCCGCGTCTCAAGTCCATGATCGCCTTCATCACCGCCcgctcatcatcaaccacacCCACcagcccagcagcagacgTCGCCCTCCCCGAAGCCCTCCCAACCTTCGCCTCCTATCTCCAATCCACCTTTCACGCCCTCCCTCCAGAAAACCAGTTCGCCCTCGTCGACCTCGCccgtctcctcttcctcgacacGAGGGTATCAAGCTTCTTTGCCGAAGAACCCAACCACACcaccctcctcaacctcctcTCCCCATCCACGAAACTCTCCTCCTGCCCCTACAATCTTCGGATCGTCATGCTCCAACTCATCTGCAACCTCTTCAGCTCCCCGCTCTACCTCGACCATCTCACCACAAATACcgccaacaacaacaacctcCACACCACAGTCCTAACCCTCGCAACATCCTCCCTCCTAGACCCGCATCCAAACCTCCGCACCGTCGCCGCCTCCCTAGCCTACAACCTCTCCGCCGCGAACCACAACGCGCGCTTCGCCGGCCACCCCGATAAActcaccgaggaggaacaggTCGAGCTCACCGCGTCGCTGGTTGAAGCGATCGCCCAGGAGGCGGAGAGCGCGGAAGCACTGCATGGGCTCTTGTTTGCTCTGGGGCTTCTGGTCTACGAGGCGCCGGCGGATGGGGCGGTTGTTGATCTCTGTCGGGCGATGGGGATTGCGGAGACGGTGAAGGCCAAGGGGGAGATGCAGGTTTTTGCGAAAGAGGGTTTGGTCAGGGAGGTTGGTGTGGAGTTGCTTGGGAAGGGGCTGTAG
- a CDS encoding YbjQ family protein, with translation MPPSGSQDNTPSCFTDTHGVITTTANDLPGYKITKVLGTVYGLTVRTCNWGTDLGAIVRSSVGGELRPFTNPMYTSRNEAVERLVGECMGRGGNALIAMRFDVSSIGACSQVCAYGTACVVERIEG, from the coding sequence ATGCCTCCATCCGGATCCCAAGACAACACCCCCTCCTGCTTCACCGACACCCACGGGGTTATCACCACGACGGCCAACGACCTCCCGGGCTACAAAATCACGAAAGTCCTCGGAACAGTCTACGGTCTCACCGTCAGAACCTGCAACTGGGGCACTGATCTCGGCGCGATCGTGCGCTCGTCTGTGGGCGGCGAGCTCCGGCCGTTCACCAATCCGATGTATACATCGCGGAATGAGGCCGTCGAGCGACTGGTCGGAGAATGTATGGGGCGCGGGGGGAATGCACTCATTGCGATGAGGTTCGATGTCTCGAGTATTGGGGCTTGTTCGCAGGTGTGTGCGTATGGGACGGCTTGTGTGGTGGAGAGGATTGAGGGGTAA